A genomic stretch from Methylorubrum extorquens includes:
- a CDS encoding conserved protein of unknown function; putative heparinase II/III-like domain (Evidence 4 : Unknown function but conserved in other organisms): MGRGPERLQLYRLLGREIVRAVRERTAQLTARPEILTRARVTGLVIAPHDLRTSDASLADDIYSGLFVFAGRSLVVSGRSPFDYDPPFPEWADALYGFGWLRHLRAADTALARANARAFVSDFMSGRGEAARASPVPVASRRLISFLCQSPLVLEGADHAFYQAFLKAVGKSARELERSLRRSSPPQSRLLAAVALTYAGLCCEGIEPILRRATRILVRELEAQILPDGGHRSRDPRFAMELLLDLLPLRQSFLSRSVDPPEALLRAVDRMLPALRLLRHGDASLSHFNGMGVTAADHLATLLVYDGAGTEPLMYASHSGYARLELGRVVLVCDVGAPPPMDQSREAAAGCLSFELTSGAQRIVVNCGSPASGGELRRAARSTAAHSTATVADTSSCRFLDEPEDWWISRIAARWLLYRRGPVVLRGPGPVAVERRTENGAAVLAARHDGYVTEFGILHERRWRLSDSPVRLAGEDALRRDSKRPRSRPQPVAVRFHLHTAVATQPQDDGSVMLGLPTGERWRFTVEGATAAIEESVYFAGVVGARRTAQIVLHLTVDEDALVRWQIEQV; encoded by the coding sequence TTGGGCAGGGGCCCCGAACGCTTGCAGCTCTACCGCCTGCTCGGTCGCGAGATCGTCCGCGCGGTTCGCGAACGGACGGCACAGCTCACGGCGCGGCCCGAGATCCTCACCCGCGCGCGGGTGACCGGCCTCGTGATCGCGCCGCACGACCTGCGGACCAGCGACGCCTCGCTCGCCGACGACATCTATTCCGGCCTGTTCGTCTTCGCCGGCCGCTCGCTGGTGGTGAGCGGACGCTCGCCCTTCGACTACGATCCCCCCTTCCCCGAATGGGCGGATGCGCTCTACGGCTTCGGTTGGCTGCGCCACCTGCGCGCCGCCGACACGGCATTGGCCCGGGCCAATGCCCGCGCCTTCGTCTCGGACTTCATGAGCGGACGCGGCGAGGCGGCCCGTGCCAGCCCGGTGCCGGTCGCCTCACGCCGGCTGATCTCGTTCCTGTGCCAGTCGCCGCTGGTGCTGGAGGGCGCCGACCACGCTTTCTATCAGGCCTTCCTCAAGGCGGTCGGCAAGAGCGCGCGGGAACTGGAACGCTCGCTGCGGCGCTCGTCACCGCCGCAATCGCGCCTGCTGGCAGCGGTGGCGCTGACCTATGCCGGGCTGTGCTGTGAGGGCATCGAGCCGATCCTGCGCCGGGCCACCCGCATCCTCGTGCGCGAACTCGAAGCGCAGATCCTGCCGGATGGCGGCCACCGATCCCGCGATCCGCGCTTTGCCATGGAGCTGCTGCTCGATCTGCTGCCCCTGCGCCAGAGCTTCCTCAGCCGCAGTGTCGATCCGCCGGAAGCGCTCCTGCGCGCCGTCGACCGGATGCTGCCGGCGCTGCGCCTCCTGCGGCACGGCGATGCCTCGCTCAGCCACTTCAACGGCATGGGCGTGACGGCGGCCGACCATCTCGCCACGCTGCTGGTCTATGACGGGGCCGGCACCGAGCCGCTGATGTACGCCTCCCATTCCGGCTACGCCCGGCTCGAACTGGGGCGGGTCGTGCTCGTCTGCGATGTCGGCGCGCCGCCGCCGATGGACCAGTCGCGTGAGGCTGCCGCCGGCTGCCTCTCCTTCGAACTGACGAGCGGGGCGCAGCGCATCGTCGTCAATTGCGGCAGTCCCGCGAGCGGCGGCGAGCTGCGCCGGGCGGCGCGGAGCACCGCCGCCCACTCGACGGCGACGGTCGCCGACACCTCTTCCTGCCGCTTCCTCGACGAGCCGGAGGATTGGTGGATCAGCCGGATCGCTGCCCGCTGGCTGCTCTACCGCCGCGGCCCCGTGGTCCTGCGCGGTCCCGGTCCGGTCGCGGTCGAGCGGCGCACGGAGAACGGGGCCGCGGTCCTGGCCGCGCGCCATGATGGCTACGTCACCGAATTCGGCATCCTGCACGAGCGCCGCTGGCGTCTCTCCGACAGCCCCGTGCGGCTGGCGGGCGAGGACGCGTTGCGGCGCGACAGCAAGCGCCCGCGCTCGCGGCCCCAGCCCGTCGCGGTGCGCTTCCATCTCCACACCGCCGTCGCGACGCAGCCTCAGGACGACGGCAGCGTGATGCTGGGCCTGCCGACCGGCGAGCGATGGCGCTTCACGGTGGAGGGTGCGACGGCGGCGATCGAGGAGAGCGTTTATTTCGCCGGCGTCGTCGGAGCGCGGCGGACCGCGCAGATCGTCCTGCACCTGACGGTGGACGAGGACGCGCTGGTGCGCTGGCAGATCGAACAGGTCTGA
- the purH gene encoding bifunctional: IMP cyclohydrolase/phosphoribosylaminoimidazolecarboxamide formyltransferase (Evidence 2a : Function from experimental evidences in other organisms; PubMedId : 2192230, 2687276; Product type e : enzyme) has protein sequence MPRDQIRVTRALLSVSDKTGLTDFAAALSQRGVELVSTGGTHRALTEAGLAVREVSELTRFPEMMDGRVKTLHPAVHGGLLAVRDNPEHQAALAAHGIGAIDLLVVNLYPFEETLKAGKAYDDCVENIDVGGPAMIRAAAKNHADVAVVVDVSDYGAILAELAEHDGNLTATTRRRLAQKAFSRTASYDAAIANWLAEVEGRDKAPTFKALGGTLAQSLRYGENPHQSAAFYRLPGTLRPGIATARQVQGKELSYNNLNDTDAAYECVAEFDPARTAAVAIIKHANPCGVAEGPDLLAAYEQALACDPTSAFGGIVALNRPLDAEAARKIVEIFTEVIIAPDASEEALAIVGAKKNLRLLLAGGLANPRAKGEVIRTVAGGFLVQGRDALSVDDMDLKVVTKRAPSEAELADMRFAYRVAKHVKSNAIVYAKGGATVGIGAGQMSRVDSSITAARKAAEAAQRLGLSESLAKGSAVASDAFFPFADGLLAAAEAGATAVIQPGGSMRDDEVIRAADEAGLAMVFTGVRHFRH, from the coding sequence ATGCCGCGCGACCAGATCCGGGTCACCCGCGCCCTCCTTTCCGTTTCGGACAAGACCGGGCTCACGGACTTCGCTGCGGCGCTGAGCCAGCGCGGCGTCGAACTCGTCTCGACCGGCGGCACCCACCGCGCGTTGACCGAAGCGGGTCTCGCCGTCCGGGAAGTCTCAGAGCTGACGCGCTTCCCGGAAATGATGGACGGCCGGGTGAAGACGCTGCATCCAGCGGTCCATGGCGGCCTGCTCGCAGTGCGCGACAACCCCGAGCATCAGGCGGCTTTGGCCGCCCACGGCATCGGCGCGATCGACCTGCTCGTGGTCAACCTCTACCCGTTCGAGGAAACACTGAAGGCCGGCAAGGCCTATGACGATTGCGTCGAGAACATCGATGTCGGCGGCCCGGCGATGATCCGCGCGGCGGCCAAGAACCATGCCGACGTCGCCGTGGTGGTCGATGTCTCAGACTACGGCGCCATCCTCGCCGAACTCGCGGAGCATGACGGCAATCTCACCGCCACGACCCGCCGCCGGCTGGCGCAGAAGGCGTTTTCGCGCACCGCCTCCTATGATGCGGCGATCGCCAACTGGCTCGCCGAGGTCGAGGGGCGCGACAAGGCCCCGACCTTCAAGGCGCTCGGCGGAACGCTCGCCCAGAGCCTGCGCTACGGCGAGAACCCTCACCAATCCGCCGCCTTCTACCGCCTGCCCGGCACCCTGCGCCCCGGCATCGCCACCGCCCGCCAGGTCCAGGGCAAGGAACTGTCCTACAACAACCTCAACGACACCGACGCCGCCTACGAATGCGTCGCCGAGTTCGACCCCGCCCGCACGGCGGCGGTGGCGATCATCAAGCACGCCAACCCCTGCGGCGTGGCAGAAGGGCCGGATCTGCTGGCGGCCTATGAGCAGGCGCTGGCCTGCGACCCGACTTCGGCCTTCGGCGGCATCGTCGCCCTCAACCGGCCTCTCGACGCCGAGGCCGCGAGAAAGATCGTCGAGATCTTCACCGAGGTCATCATCGCCCCCGACGCCTCCGAGGAGGCGCTTGCCATCGTCGGCGCCAAGAAGAACCTGCGGCTTCTGCTCGCCGGCGGCCTCGCCAATCCGCGGGCGAAGGGTGAGGTCATCCGCACCGTGGCGGGCGGCTTCCTGGTCCAGGGCCGGGATGCGCTCAGCGTGGACGACATGGACCTGAAGGTCGTGACCAAGCGCGCCCCGAGCGAGGCGGAACTCGCCGACATGCGCTTTGCCTATCGGGTGGCCAAGCACGTGAAGTCGAACGCGATCGTCTACGCCAAGGGCGGCGCCACGGTCGGCATCGGCGCAGGCCAGATGTCGCGGGTGGATTCCTCGATCACCGCCGCGCGCAAGGCGGCGGAGGCGGCGCAGCGCCTCGGCCTGTCCGAGAGCCTCGCCAAGGGTTCGGCGGTGGCCTCCGACGCCTTCTTCCCCTTCGCCGACGGCCTGCTCGCCGCCGCCGAGGCCGGTGCCACCGCCGTGATCCAGCCCGGCGGCTCGATGCGCGACGACGAGGTGATCCGGGCCGCCGACGAGGCCGGGCTCGCCATGGTGTTCACCGGCGTGCGCCACTTCCGGCACTAG
- a CDS encoding putative MFS transporter membrane protein (Evidence 3 : Putative function from multiple computational evidences; Product type t : transporter) — MAGATAIPRSGDAVRPMTAGEKKVIMASSLGTVFEWYDFYLYGSLAAIIGAQFFSAYPEATRNIFALLAFAAGFLVRPFGALVFGRLGDMVGRKYTFLVTILIMGISTFAVGLLPSYTTLAAYNVGWIAPVTLLALRMLQGLALGGEYGGAAVYVAEHAPAGRRGFYTAFIQTTATLGLLLSLIIILSTQGYVNSAYPATTVTNADGTTTTLTAFQVWGWRIPFLVSVVLLAISVWIRLQMQESPAFKKMKEEGTHSKAPLSEAFGQWKNAKWALLALLGLTAGQAVVWYTGQFYALFFLQSILKVDQFTANIMIAWSLILATGGFLFFGSLSDRIGRKPIILGGCLIAALTYFPLFNMLTAQANPALHAAQANVPVVVKTNKDDCSFQFNPVGTAKFTKECDVAKALLARSAVNYTTENQPAGTPTVVSIKGKDFPVADPNFAKAVPAALTEAGYPSASANPTVIKAANPIDIFTGQKLAVVGILTILVLYVTMVYGPIAAALVELFPTRIRYTSMSLPYHIGNGWFGGLLPATAFAMVAQTGDIYFGLWYPIVIALFTFVIGLIFIPETKDRDILS; from the coding sequence ATGGCTGGGGCAACCGCAATACCGCGGTCCGGAGACGCAGTCAGGCCGATGACTGCGGGTGAGAAGAAGGTCATCATGGCCTCCTCGCTCGGGACCGTTTTCGAGTGGTACGATTTCTATCTATACGGCTCGCTCGCCGCGATCATCGGCGCGCAGTTCTTCTCCGCATACCCGGAGGCGACCCGCAACATCTTCGCATTGTTGGCCTTCGCCGCAGGCTTCCTTGTGCGCCCGTTCGGCGCACTGGTGTTCGGCCGGCTCGGCGACATGGTCGGTCGTAAGTACACCTTCCTCGTCACCATCCTGATCATGGGCATCTCGACCTTCGCGGTCGGCCTGCTGCCCTCCTATACGACCCTCGCGGCCTACAATGTCGGCTGGATTGCGCCGGTGACGCTGCTGGCGCTGCGCATGCTCCAGGGTCTCGCGCTCGGCGGCGAGTACGGCGGCGCGGCGGTCTATGTGGCCGAACACGCTCCGGCGGGACGGCGCGGCTTCTACACTGCCTTCATCCAGACCACCGCGACGCTCGGCCTGCTGCTCTCGCTGATCATCATCCTCTCGACGCAAGGCTACGTGAACAGCGCCTATCCCGCGACCACGGTGACCAACGCGGACGGGACCACGACCACGCTGACGGCCTTCCAGGTCTGGGGCTGGCGCATTCCGTTCCTCGTCTCGGTGGTGCTGCTCGCCATCTCGGTCTGGATCCGCCTGCAGATGCAGGAGAGCCCGGCCTTCAAGAAGATGAAGGAGGAGGGCACCCACTCCAAGGCGCCGCTCTCGGAAGCCTTCGGTCAGTGGAAGAACGCCAAGTGGGCGCTGCTGGCCCTGCTCGGCCTCACCGCCGGTCAGGCCGTGGTCTGGTATACCGGCCAGTTCTACGCGCTGTTCTTCCTGCAGAGCATCCTGAAGGTCGATCAGTTCACGGCCAACATCATGATCGCTTGGTCGCTGATTCTGGCCACCGGCGGCTTCCTGTTCTTCGGCAGCCTCTCGGACCGGATCGGCCGCAAGCCGATCATCCTCGGCGGCTGCCTGATCGCGGCGCTCACCTACTTCCCGCTGTTCAACATGCTGACCGCCCAGGCCAACCCGGCCCTGCACGCGGCCCAGGCGAACGTGCCGGTGGTGGTGAAGACGAACAAGGACGATTGCTCGTTCCAGTTCAATCCGGTCGGTACCGCCAAGTTCACTAAGGAGTGCGACGTCGCCAAGGCGCTGCTCGCCCGCTCCGCCGTGAACTACACCACCGAGAACCAGCCGGCCGGTACGCCGACCGTGGTCAGCATCAAGGGCAAGGATTTCCCCGTCGCCGATCCAAACTTCGCTAAGGCGGTGCCGGCGGCGCTGACCGAGGCGGGTTACCCGTCCGCGTCAGCCAATCCGACCGTGATCAAGGCCGCGAACCCGATCGACATCTTCACGGGTCAGAAGCTCGCGGTCGTCGGCATCCTGACGATCCTCGTCCTCTACGTGACGATGGTCTACGGCCCGATCGCCGCCGCGCTGGTGGAGCTGTTCCCGACCCGGATCCGCTACACCTCGATGTCGCTCCCCTACCACATCGGTAACGGCTGGTTCGGCGGCCTTCTGCCCGCCACCGCCTTCGCGATGGTGGCCCAGACCGGCGACATCTATTTCGGCCTCTGGTACCCGATCGTGATCGCGCTCTTCACCTTCGTGATCGGCCTGATCTTCATCCCCGAGACCAAGGACCGAGACATCCTGTCCTGA
- the actP gene encoding cation/acetate symporter actP; acetate and glycolate permease (Evidence 2a : Function from experimental evidences in other organisms; PubMedId : 14563880; Product type t : transporter) translates to MIRLVPLLGAALVGATPAFAAGPDLGAVQQQATNWPAIFMFLFFVLFTLGITYRAAKGSKSAADFYAAGGGISARTNALAIAGDYMSAASFLGISGLVYSSGFDGLIYSTGFLVGWPIVLFLIAERLRNLGKFTFADVASFRLDQTSIRIISATGTLVVVAFYLIAQMVGAGKLIQLLFGLPYLYAVVIVGALMIIYVAFGGMKATTWVQVIKACLLLGGATFMAGAVLYKYGFSPEKLFATAVQTHPKGDAIMAPGGLVSNPIDSLSLGVGLMFGTAGLPHILMRFFTVSDAQAARKSVFYATGLIGYFYILTFIIGFGGIALLMSDPSYFKLGADGTTYDKIKDMVGGTNMVAVNLANAVGGPYFLGFISAVAFATILAVVAGLTLAGASAISHDLYAQVFARGRTTERAEVNLSKASAVGIGIVAIYLGYVFENQNVAFMVGLAFSVAASCNFPVLAMSILWRGTTTWGALIGGLVGLLAAVVMVVLSDAVWVKTFGHPAALFPYANPALFSMPLAFVTIWAVSKIDRTRRADRERAAFDAQFVRSETGIGASGAHAH, encoded by the coding sequence ATGATCCGCCTCGTCCCCCTTCTCGGCGCCGCCCTTGTCGGCGCGACCCCGGCGTTCGCAGCCGGGCCGGATCTCGGCGCCGTGCAGCAGCAGGCCACGAACTGGCCTGCGATCTTCATGTTCCTGTTCTTCGTCCTGTTCACCCTCGGCATCACCTACCGGGCGGCGAAGGGTTCGAAGTCGGCGGCCGACTTCTACGCGGCCGGCGGCGGCATCTCGGCGCGCACGAACGCCCTGGCGATCGCCGGCGACTACATGTCGGCGGCATCCTTCCTCGGCATCTCGGGGCTCGTCTATTCCTCGGGCTTTGACGGCCTCATCTACTCGACGGGCTTCCTCGTCGGCTGGCCGATCGTGCTGTTCCTGATCGCCGAGCGTCTGCGCAACCTCGGCAAGTTCACCTTCGCCGACGTGGCGAGCTTCCGCCTCGACCAGACCTCGATCCGCATCATCTCGGCGACCGGCACCCTCGTCGTGGTGGCATTCTACCTGATCGCGCAGATGGTCGGCGCGGGGAAGCTGATCCAGCTCCTGTTCGGCCTGCCCTACCTCTACGCGGTGGTGATCGTCGGCGCGCTGATGATCATCTACGTCGCCTTCGGCGGCATGAAGGCGACGACCTGGGTGCAGGTCATCAAGGCCTGCCTGCTGCTCGGCGGCGCGACCTTCATGGCCGGCGCCGTGCTCTACAAGTACGGCTTCAGCCCGGAAAAGCTGTTCGCGACCGCCGTGCAGACCCATCCGAAGGGCGACGCCATCATGGCGCCCGGCGGCCTCGTCTCGAACCCGATCGACTCGCTCTCGCTCGGCGTTGGCCTGATGTTCGGCACCGCGGGCCTGCCGCACATCCTGATGCGCTTCTTCACGGTGTCGGACGCCCAGGCCGCGCGTAAGTCGGTGTTCTACGCCACCGGCCTGATCGGCTACTTCTACATCCTCACCTTCATCATCGGCTTCGGCGGCATCGCCCTGCTGATGTCCGACCCGAGCTACTTCAAGCTCGGCGCGGACGGCACGACCTACGACAAGATCAAGGACATGGTCGGCGGCACCAACATGGTGGCCGTGAACCTCGCCAACGCGGTGGGTGGACCGTACTTCCTCGGGTTCATCTCGGCGGTGGCCTTCGCGACGATCCTCGCGGTGGTGGCGGGCCTGACGCTCGCCGGCGCCTCGGCGATCAGCCACGACCTCTACGCGCAGGTCTTCGCCCGCGGGCGGACCACGGAGCGGGCGGAGGTGAACCTCTCCAAGGCCTCCGCCGTCGGCATCGGCATCGTGGCGATCTATCTCGGCTACGTGTTCGAGAACCAGAACGTCGCCTTCATGGTCGGGCTCGCCTTTTCCGTGGCGGCGAGCTGCAACTTCCCCGTCCTGGCCATGTCGATCCTCTGGCGCGGCACCACGACTTGGGGCGCGCTCATCGGCGGCCTCGTCGGACTCCTGGCGGCGGTGGTCATGGTGGTGCTGTCCGATGCGGTCTGGGTGAAGACCTTCGGTCATCCGGCGGCCCTGTTCCCCTACGCGAACCCAGCCCTGTTCTCGATGCCGCTGGCCTTCGTGACGATCTGGGCGGTCTCGAAGATCGACAGGACCCGTCGAGCCGACCGCGAGCGGGCCGCGTTCGACGCCCAGTTCGTGCGTTCGGAGACCGGCATCGGAGCCTCGGGCGCCCACGCGCACTGA
- a CDS encoding conserved protein of unknown function, DUF485; putative membrane protein (Evidence 4 : Unknown function but conserved in other organisms; PubMedId : 14563880; Product type m : membrane component) gives MSTIQTVGPSATSDARSLHGAGALDMPEPDHRLDRIAEHPTFKTLVHERTRFGWILTGLMLFVYFGFIGLIAFDKALLATKVGGTGSLGFYMGMFVIVFAFVLTGIYVARANTRYDRLSADLIRSLAK, from the coding sequence ATGAGCACCATCCAGACGGTGGGACCATCCGCGACGTCGGACGCCCGCTCGCTCCATGGGGCAGGAGCCCTCGACATGCCCGAGCCCGATCACCGGCTCGACCGCATCGCCGAGCACCCGACCTTCAAGACCTTGGTGCACGAACGCACACGCTTCGGCTGGATCCTCACCGGCCTGATGCTGTTCGTCTATTTCGGCTTCATCGGCCTCATCGCCTTCGACAAGGCGCTGCTCGCCACCAAGGTCGGCGGCACGGGGTCGCTCGGCTTCTACATGGGCATGTTCGTCATCGTCTTCGCCTTCGTGCTGACGGGGATCTACGTCGCCCGCGCCAACACCCGCTACGACCGGCTCTCGGCCGACCTCATCCGGAGCCTCGCGAAATGA
- the acs gene encoding acetyl-CoA synthetase (Evidence 2a : Function from experimental evidences in other organisms; PubMedId : 12878029, 14515321, 7751300; Product type e : enzyme): MSEKVIDVQDAWRDRALIDEAKYKEMYEASVSDPETFWGEHGRRIDWSTPFSKVKNTSFAPGDVSIKWFEDGKTNVALNCIDRHLATRGDQTAIIWEGDDPNESKHITYRQLHAEVCRMANVLRNRGVGKGDRVTLYLPMIPEAAYAMLACARLGAIHAIVFGGFSPDSLASRIKGCGSKLVITADEGLRGGRKVPLKANVDEAIKRLDKDLVDHVIVVKRTGGNVAMEPGRDVYYHEAAEQVTDECPAEAVEAEHPLFILYTSGSTGQPKGVVHTTGGYLVYASMTHQYVFDYHEGDVYWCTADVGWVTGHSYIVYGPLANGATTLMFEGIPTYPSNSRFWEVIDKHKVNIFYTAPTAIRSLMGGGEGPVKKTSRQSLRVLGSVGEPINPEAWDWYYRVVGDSRCPIVDTWWQTETGGILITPLPGATRLKPGSATLPFFGVQPVMVDAEGKILDGACEGNLCIKDSWPGQMRTVYGDHERFEQTYFSTYKDLYFTGDGARRDADGYYWITGRVDDVINVSGHRMGTAEVESSLVAHPKVSEAAVVGYPHNVKGQGIYAYVTLNEGEEGTDELRKELVTWVRKDIGPIASPDLLQFAPGLPKTRSGKIMRRILRKIAEDDFGSLGDTSTLAEPAVVDDLIENRQNRSA; the protein is encoded by the coding sequence ATGAGCGAGAAGGTCATCGACGTTCAAGATGCCTGGCGGGACCGGGCTCTGATCGACGAAGCCAAGTACAAGGAAATGTACGAGGCCTCCGTTTCTGATCCTGAGACGTTCTGGGGCGAGCATGGCAGGCGGATCGATTGGTCGACGCCGTTCAGCAAAGTCAAGAATACGAGCTTTGCGCCGGGTGACGTATCGATCAAATGGTTCGAGGACGGCAAGACCAACGTCGCGCTAAACTGCATTGACCGTCACCTCGCGACCCGCGGCGACCAGACCGCGATCATCTGGGAGGGCGACGATCCCAACGAGTCGAAGCACATCACCTACCGGCAGTTGCACGCCGAAGTGTGCCGGATGGCCAACGTTCTGCGCAATCGCGGCGTCGGCAAGGGTGACCGCGTCACGCTTTACCTTCCGATGATCCCCGAGGCTGCCTACGCGATGTTGGCCTGCGCGCGTCTCGGCGCCATCCACGCCATCGTCTTCGGCGGCTTCTCGCCCGACTCGCTGGCGAGCCGGATCAAGGGCTGCGGCTCGAAACTCGTCATCACGGCCGACGAGGGCCTGCGCGGCGGTCGCAAGGTGCCACTCAAGGCCAACGTGGACGAGGCGATCAAGCGCCTCGACAAGGATCTCGTAGACCACGTGATCGTGGTGAAGCGCACGGGCGGCAACGTGGCAATGGAGCCGGGCCGCGACGTCTATTACCACGAGGCCGCCGAGCAGGTGACCGACGAATGCCCGGCGGAGGCTGTCGAGGCCGAGCACCCGCTCTTCATCCTCTACACGTCGGGCTCGACCGGCCAGCCGAAGGGCGTGGTGCACACCACCGGCGGCTACCTCGTCTACGCTTCGATGACCCACCAATACGTCTTCGATTACCACGAAGGCGACGTCTACTGGTGCACGGCCGATGTGGGCTGGGTCACGGGGCACAGCTACATCGTCTACGGTCCGCTCGCGAACGGCGCGACCACGCTGATGTTCGAGGGCATCCCCACCTATCCGTCGAATTCCCGCTTCTGGGAGGTGATCGACAAGCACAAGGTCAACATCTTCTACACCGCGCCGACCGCGATCCGCTCGCTCATGGGCGGCGGCGAGGGTCCGGTGAAGAAGACCTCGCGCCAATCCCTGCGGGTGCTGGGTTCGGTCGGCGAGCCGATCAACCCGGAAGCCTGGGACTGGTACTACCGTGTCGTTGGTGATTCCCGCTGCCCGATCGTCGATACGTGGTGGCAGACCGAGACCGGCGGCATCCTCATCACCCCGCTGCCGGGGGCGACGCGGCTGAAGCCCGGCTCCGCCACGCTTCCGTTCTTCGGCGTGCAGCCGGTGATGGTCGATGCCGAGGGGAAGATCCTCGACGGCGCCTGTGAGGGCAACCTCTGCATCAAGGACAGTTGGCCCGGCCAGATGCGCACGGTCTACGGCGACCACGAGCGCTTCGAGCAGACCTACTTCTCGACCTACAAGGATCTCTACTTCACCGGCGATGGGGCCCGGCGCGACGCGGACGGCTATTACTGGATCACCGGCCGCGTGGACGACGTCATCAACGTCTCCGGACACCGCATGGGTACGGCGGAGGTCGAATCCTCCCTCGTCGCCCATCCGAAGGTCTCGGAAGCGGCGGTCGTCGGCTATCCGCACAACGTGAAGGGCCAGGGCATTTACGCCTACGTCACCCTCAACGAGGGTGAGGAGGGCACGGACGAGCTGCGCAAGGAGCTGGTCACCTGGGTCCGCAAGGATATCGGCCCGATCGCCTCGCCCGATCTGCTCCAGTTCGCGCCGGGGCTGCCGAAGACCCGCTCCGGCAAGATCATGCGCCGCATCCTGCGTAAGATTGCCGAGGACGATTTCGGCTCGCTCGGCGATACCTCGACCCTGGCCGAGCCGGCCGTGGTCGATGACCTGATCGAGAACCGCCAGAACCGCTCGGCCTGA